Below is a window of Humulus lupulus chromosome 2, drHumLupu1.1, whole genome shotgun sequence DNA.
TATTGGACTCTTTTCCATGTGGCTGGATTACTAATTTAGTTACCTTCACTTTTTTTGGTGAGATATATTTGTTGTAAAATTGGCTGAATGGAAGATTATGGCAGTGCTTATGTCGGTTTACTATTTGTTTCATGGAACTTTTTTTCAGGACTGCTTATATGTTGTTTATGCGTATATGTAGCTAGGTTGCTCAAGCATTGTTTAACATGTTGCATTATATGTTGCTTTAAGAGTTATAGTTTTAATATGGTTGAATAATGAGATTAATTTAATTGAATAATGGATTATGGTTGCTACCTACAAAGAAATTATATACCCTATAGGCAATGAAGACACTTGGgaaatatatgaatatattaaAGTTGTGAAAGTACACCCTTCAGAATGAAGAATAAGAGTAAGCAGACCAAATAAAAGAAGATGTAAAGATGCATGGGAGAgaaacaaaaaaccaaaaacgAAAAATAAATGCATGAATTGCGGTCAAAGTGGACATAACAAAAAGATTTGCAGAAATCGAAAGAACTATTAGATATTGACTTACAAAATCATACATTATTacttcattttttttcaaaaaaatatgaaAAGTTAAATTGTTTGATCTATACatgagtatataaatatatatataaattaatataggGAAAGAGATTAAAAGAAAATTGGCAGAAATCAACTTCTTGACCTTGAGAGTAAGCAAAATTGTCATTGCAAGAAAAATGCTCCCAATGATCTATTTAGAACAAGTACTCATaggattaatatataaatatgataaaagaaaagaacaaaatatttttatcaggAACACATAAATATAAAAACAATGGGTGAGTGAGACAATAAAGAAAAAAAACGTAAACGTAAAACTAATAAACTTTTTTTAATGTAATCTTGAAAAGATTTACATATAGAAATGAAAAGATATAAAATATAccgtaaaaattaaaaataaagataaattatCGTATTTTGGATAATTTTTCTAATATATATACCAATTGTATAGCTTATTGATTCTTCACTTGTCTTAAAGTGAATTTACttgcagaaaaaaaaaaaagataatgtaatttttttcctttctcaaaagtactataatgacaTGCTTtccaataaaaagaaaaagaaaatcacCAATCCCTCCTCTCTTGATCCTTCATGGCTTTGTCTTTGTGTTATTTATGATACATTTAACCATACAAATAAGTACCGTTCTTtcagtttgttttattttaaaaaaatatcttcttTGACCTAGGTAGTGTCTTGGTTATATCTGATTAAACTTTTATATTTTACTACGGTTTTCTAGAACTATAACATTGGATTTTCCCTTTCtttcacaaataaataaataaatagagaaGAATTTTCCTCTGTTTTAGATTTTAACATATTAAATTTGCTGTAAAAAaacatattaaattatttttctaaaaaaaaccatatatacACACTTGTCTTCTTTATATTAAGAAGTTAGAGCATCTTCAAACTTGCAAGCAAAAACCCCAATTCCTTTATTTTAAAGATTAAAATCATAAAGAATTGCACTAGCACCTTCAAGACTtggaccaatttttttttttggacaaaaaaCTTGAACCAATTAATagaagatttttttaaaaaaatgtacatacatacataagaaTTTACAAACATTTTAGCATTATTTAAAGTAGGGTGTTGTTTTTTACAATGGGCATGGACAATATCTAtctaaatataatataataatagtctttataaaaataaatagaacaaaaataataatatctttaCTCACGTCCGTCGATTGGGTAAAGTCGGTTCAATCCAACGGCAAATCCATCGACTGTGACGCTCGTTATGGAACGTAGATGTCACTgaggaaaaaataataaatatcatttttattaactaataataattattatattatccACCAACCGAGAGAGGGAGACTTTAGCACCGAAGTCGTTCCAATTCGATCTATTATTTTCTCGCTCTGAAATTTTCCGAGAAAACAAACGCAAGAGAAGAAAATATCAAGAGAGAAGCCGAGATGTACGGATACACTGGTGTTCATAGCAAGGCGGAGGAGGTAGATCTAGAGTCCGGAGAGACTCTGTACCCGGGGCTTAGTGCCGGAGAGAATCAGCTCCGATGGGGTTTCATCCGCAAGGTGTACGGTATTCTTGCGGCGCAGGTCCTTCTCACCACGGTGGTTTCCGCCATCACCGTTCTTTACTCTCCTATTAATGATCTCCTTAGGAGCAGCCCTGGCCTTCTTCTCTTCCTCGCCATCTTTCCCCTCATCTGTATGCATCTCCTTCACACcaaaattattattgttattattatcgATCTATTTGATTGtaaaaaattttgtttttttgttgttcttttaaCAATCTTACACTGTCTTGATttatttatatagatatatattattCTTGGTGATTGCTGATCGTGTTTGTGAAAATATATTGAGGCAACAATAAATTTGGGTTTTTTCTTATTCGTTGTGATTTGGATTTGGAACATAATTAGATTCTTGATCCTGTAACTGGGTTGTTGGTTAATTGATTGGGTGGATTTTTAGTAATTGGTGGAGAAGAACATAATTAGGCCGTCGTAAATGGTGATCATGGAATATTAAAAGCTCAAGATTTATTCACTTCTTTGTGATGGATTTCTAGGCCTGATTCTTTATTTTCTTGATTGTGACCTTGATAATTTGATCCAAATTCTAAACTTTTGTGCAGTATTGTGGCCATTATATGTCTACCAGCAAAAACATCCTCTGAACTTCATCTTCCTTGGACTTTTTACTCTGACACTCAGCCTAACAGTCGGTGTTAGCTGTGCGAATACAGATGGTTGGTGTTCACACTTTTGATGAGAAATCTAGGCTTTATGTCAATTTTTCTTGAGTCCTATGAGTTGGCTCATTGATGGGTTTTCTAATATGTTTAGTTTCGAGTGTTTATTGTTTGCAGGAAAAATTGTGCTTGAAGCATTGATCTTAACCTCAGCCGTTGTTACATCCTTGACTGGATACACCTTCTGGGCTTCCAAGAAGGGCAAGGACTTCAGCTTTTTAGGACCAATCTTATTCACTGGTCTCATAATTCTTGTTCTATCTAGTTTTATTCAGGTCAGATACATAATTTTACATAAGAAACTATATAATTCATGAGTGTGTTTGTACATGTTCATCATATCTCTTTGTATACTTGATCTGACTTGGTAGACCTTTTGCTGGTTTTTTAGGCTTTCTTCCCACTCGGCTCTACATCTGTTGCTATATACGGTGCAGTTGGTGCAATTATTTTCTCGGGCTACATCGTCTACGACACACAAAATTTGATCAAGCGCTTCACTTATGATGAGTACATTTGGGCTGCCATTACTCTTTATTTGGATATCCTAAACTTGTTCCTTACAATTTTGCGGATGCTAAGGCAATCTGACGCTTAGTTAGTTTTTCTGTGAACATTATAGTACATTTGGCCTTTCTTCTGAAAGGTGTTATTAAACGATACAGAAGTCAAATATCGTGGCTACTAGGTTTGGTTACGTTTCGTTGTATCTCTTATCTTACATTTGAGTGAAATGTCACTATTTGCAAATTTGTCAGTACTTTTCTTTTCGTTTTGTTTCAAGATTGTTTAAAGTTGAATAATTTTTCTAGGTAAATTgttttatgttcatattttgatGGCTCATTACATCATGTGATTATTTATATCTTCTTATATAATTTTGTAAAGTCCCCTAATCTTTTGTAATAATAACCACGGTGGGTGTGTTCGACTTTTCTTGCCGAGTGGTGTATTTGTGATGCATCAATCCAAATCCTAAGCCCCTCTCAATTAGGAATGTTGTGTGGATTTTGTGgggtatgtgtgtgtgtgtgtgtttttctttttgCATTGTTAGGAATTCTAAACAAAATTGACTTAATATTCGAGGAACAAGTATTCGGTCGTCGGAAAATCGCCTCTTAAAAAATTACATTGTTTTTAGGTTTATTCAGATCACTGTCGTTTTTCATCTTCTTGTCGTTTTGGTTGTCATATTTCGCCTCTTGTTGTATACTAAACAAACATGACAATCATTAACTTGGAATCATACGACAATATTTCCAAAATAAACTACTTGGCGTAATCAAATtgttctatatatatttttttcaatcgAATATTTGAAAAGCTATTGATTAGATATAAGCGGAAATGATATACTTTTTTTATCCTTCGGATAATTTAGTGTCACAAAAACAAAATAGATAATTTAGTGTGACAAATGCAAAAAATTTGATATTTTAAATCACCAAGTGTAGAAATATTTTTAACATATTGAGCAtactaaattattaaaaaaaaatggaaaattgGATCAGGACTGTCAAACTAGAACTTGTCGTACCTGTACATAGATTCCACTACGAAATTTTGATAATTTTAAAAGAATTATAGATAAAGGTACTACATCATTCAAAATATAGTaatattttgtcaaaaaaataaaaagaagagccTGGGAAATCTTGCCTATCTTAGAAAACGTTTATTATGCTCATCCAAGAGAGTGGATTCTGGGTGAGTGGGTGGAGGAGGGAGTGAGATCCCGCCTCTATTTGGTGGGGTGTGGGGATTGCAAGAAATGCACATGCACCCATCTCATGAACTCGAGACTGGGACAAAGGTGGCGGTGGTGGAGGAGACTGTTTGTAATGTATACATAACATTGATAGATCATGAAATGAAGATCAGACCCTTCAAATCCCTACTCGCGTGATGGATCTTCTCTATCAGAACATGCCGTCTGTCAGTTAGGCTTCTTTTGTGAACTAAtaatttacttttgtcattgtgGGCCAACGATGGGAGGTCAAGACTCAATACTCCAGCAGCAATGTGCCTGCCTGCCACTTCTCGTTTTTGGCAAAGTGCTACTTAAAAAAGTGTGGTGTGTAATGCTAAGAGACTAGTGGTGTCATTCATTCAGGGTGCCGTGCCTACTCCTGTCTAAACTGTCCACTGTACAGTTTGGAAAAGCCCGTTGAAGGTGATGACCCCTTCCTAGTCAATTAAAATGACAGAAAGAACTGTGGAGCAAGAAATGGAAGAAAGAAAGCAATTCTAAGCTTGTTTGTAAATGCACTGGAGTCTTTCTCCCTAGCTTGTCTTCCATTTACCTatcctttttctttttaaagGATCCATTTACTTATCTTTACTCTAATTCATTTTAATTATCTTGTTTTTGCTATGTTGTGTATTCTATCCTCTGTGTTCTTGGACTCCTAGCACTAATCGTTAGCTCTGCCTGTGTTTGGATCGGTTCTGGTTGTTTTTGCTGTGTTATTATACATTGGAATgtcatttccaaaaaaaaaaaatatagaaaaatcaTTTTCTTGGAATGACATCCTAATGCTTTAGACTGTAACAAAACAAAAGAATAAGATggaaataaatataatgaaaaatGTACTATTATCCCCCTACCAAACATACTTGAACAGATAATTACCTCTACCAATTTTTGGATGTAATAGCTAGCGCTGTGGTAACTTCTATTGTGGTCCATAGCCTTTTGAATGAACTCTAATACTATCATTATTTAAGAGAAAGGATACTTTATGAGACATGTTAGGATTTTTctaaaatggttttttttttcttcaagaaaatgccCCTTAGCCCTTGCCCAACTCTACAAAGTAAAGTAAATTATTTAACCACAATCAACAAAATAATCAATTATCAAATATTAACACGAATCTCATCATTGCATAATCTTCTTCATTAATAAGAACTAAAAAAAATccgaaaaaggaaagaaaaagaaaagctttTGAGTATCAAAGCCAAATATTTACATAAGAAACTAGAATCTTCttcatctaaaaaaaataaaaataaaaactatatgaTCTTCTTTATTCAAATTAAAGAATTATCAATGAAGCAGGTAAATGAAACGAAACATATAATGCTGGGGGAAAGGTCCAACCTCTTAAAGATGAGATACTTATCAAGATTTTGAAGgctcatcatcctcatcatcttcAACATCCCAACTCAGATCTTCGTCTTCCTCAGCAGCATTACTCAACCGCTTATGCAAATCAACTCTACTCGAGCTCCCACCAACCGAGTCCATTGATTTAAACTCATCGTTGCTCCTAATATCTTCAATCTCATCCCAACCAATATCTTCTTCTTCCTCGGGTTTTGACACAATTGAAACATCACTGTCTTTGCAAGAATCACTGCTTTGATCACTAGTCTTACTCTCAGACACTAGTTCTACTCCTACTTTCTCATCATATTTCGAACCCTCCTTTGAGTTGTCACCATTGTCACTGCCACTTGTACTAGTACCAGTAGCAGTAGTCGTAGTAGCAGTGCTACTAATGGTCTTGTCTTTTCCTTTATCTGCGATTTCTACACTTGAATTGCCCTTTTGTTCACCTTCTTCTTCATCGTCATCATCAAAGTCCCAACTCAAATCCTCTTCTTCCCCTGAAATCGCTCTCTTCACGAGCTTAACTCTGGCATCGTCAATTTCCTTCAACTTATGAACCCTGTAAAAGTACCTCAACCAAAAGATCTCACTCTCAATCTTTTCAGGAACAATAGTCCGATAAATCACGCCAATTTCATCATTTTCATTGATCAAATTATCGATCTCTTCCCTCTTTTCATCAAATAATAAACCCAATTTCCACTCCTCATAACTTTCCAAATCCTCGGGTTCCTCCAAGTAAGTACCTATATTACTCTGAATCGAACGCACTTGCGCTTCTAACCTACTGTAAGGTTTCGAATCCAAGCTCCTTCTGTGTTGAGTATTGTCTAAGGCATAATCAGGATCACCATCAGCATCAGCATCAGCATCATCATCAGCATCAGCGGCTAAAAGAGTATCCCTACCGTGGGTGATGATCTCGGCCGTAGATTTCCAGACAGTAGTGCCAATGTCATCGATGGCTTGGCCAACCGACTCGAGCGACTCCTGAGCGACAGAGGCGCCGACTTCGAGCGAAGTAGGGAGGTCCTTGACGGCGCGTGAGGCCACTTCACGGATCACGGAGGTCTCCTTCTTCAACTCAGAGCCGAACTCCTCGAGATCGCGGCGGTAATTGTGGATCACGGACTCAGATTTGGTGGCCAAGGTCTTGATAAGACCGCCAAAGCTCCAAGCAGTGTTGGTATCGTTGGAATCATCGGCGTCGCTTTGGTGTGGGTATTGGGGATCGTCGTCGGGATCGGAAGAGGGTTCCGACGAGGAGGTAGGTTCGTCTGCGAAGACGGACTTGAAGAAATCCATTGAAAGGAGGAGAGAAATGGATAGTGGAATATCGGTGGAGAATGAGGAGACGCAAATTTGAAgatatcaaaattaatttaaataaatgaagtgcttataaaataaaaatgaaaatctttACTACTTAAAAGGAAAGAGTGAGAGAGAGGAAAGAAATTGGTTTTTATTCACAAAATccaaattaaaaattttaatacaGTGAAAACGGAATTTAgttaccatttttttttaaaaaaaattccatttagCTAAAACAATATAATACCCCTGCCATAATTTAATTTTTCTATGACATAAAGTCAGTCTCCAAACTATTTAAATAACAATCAACACATTTTTTCACTTTGCAAATCTTGTACACACTAATATATGTAGAACACCTCTTATCAAATCATGCTCACGAGTTTCTATTTGTGCATTTACATTGTGCATATTGTGTATAGGTTCTAATTATAGCAAGACAAATGTTTACACTGATTCTCACTTTAACATTTCTAAACCAAAAAACATGCGTGATCATGTGCTTGGACTAAGTCGATGTGCTCAAGCCTCTCATCTTGCCTCATCTAATTAGCTCTCTTCTCCTATCGCACCAATGACATTTTCTTATTCTTGGTCTAATCTTTAACATACTTGTTTTCATGCATGTTAGTAGGCTATTGATCGAGACTGTTTTTCCGACCATAATAAACATTGGACTATGTCCTTTAACAATCTGTCGTTGTTTCATACATGCATACTACTTAGTCCCACAAATCGTTACTAACACCACCTCATGTTAAACGCGCATAGTCATTACACCCCTAATCCTACATATAAGTTTACATGCATACTCTTTTAGTCCCGATATGCCCCtcctacttcttttattgacagTAGTAGTAGCTCATTTAGTCCCTCTATGCCAAGAGTGGTAGAGAGCTCACATTAGGTATTCCTATTATGAGATTTTAGTTTTCTGCCACAAGAATATATAATTTTGGTTCCACACTGACCACACACATATGATATTAAAAATTCAATTATATGAGAATATATTATGTAATTTCTTATCTAGTTTACAATAAATAATTCACACATTTTTATTCTATATAATACAGTACCATACTACCTTATTATACTCACTAGAGTAATGCAAACAAGAAATTAAAGATGTTAACATAAGGGAGCTATTATTAATTTTCAGGATGGTCTTATTATAAATACGAGTAATGTTATGTACACTTAAAATATGCACCATAcattacatattttttaaaaaatagatccTATTATAAATAAGTGTAATTAGTTAAAAATCTGTCACGTTACATTATGCAATATTTAGGTACATATTTTAAATGCGCATATCATTATTCTTCTATAAAATCTACCTTATCATAAATTTAAAATCTTCAATTTAAAATCAGTGTAAGTTGGTCAAATAAATTTGGATCTCGCCTAGTTCAGAGTTCACCAGTGGTGGCATGGAAAAAAGGAGATTATATTAACATTTGATCACTTTCAACTCCTTATCAgtagtatttaaaaaaaatctctaTAGATCTCAaagtactttatatatatttatttataaatatatccaAAGTAAGAGTCTAACAGGAGCACATGACCAAACTTCATGAGACTGCAAATTGAGTCTAAATTCCACTCTAGCTCACCTTTGAGAATAATACAATCTGAATTTTACTGTTCTTGTTCATTAATTAATCTTATATAACCCCAAATATAACAACAAACAGGTTGCTTGCAACTGCTTTAAGATATCACAAAAATAATTTGCTTAGTAATAACTTTTTTTTATTCCACAAAATTACAAGGTCATATTATATAGCTCTATATAAATCCTCATCTGCTATTACAAGAAAACATCTTGGAGAGAAACGACCTATCATTCAAGATTTGTTGAACGAGCTACTCTTTCGATTTCCTTCATGATCAgctctttttcttcttcaagttgcTCATCTTCAGCACCTGAAACAGCTAGATATTAGAACAATGATTAAGAAGATTAATCAAAGTGTAGAAGCTTGGCTCGCTTATTATTAACCTTTTCCAGCAGATAGGTTTTCAAGCAATTGCAGCAACTTTTCATGATTTTTAGCCAGAATGACTTTGATTTCGCGCGGCTTGTTGGGATTAGCGACGAATACCTGCAATGCAAGCATATTATTGCATAATACAGAATTCAAAAACTAAAAGTAGAGCCAAACAAAATAATTTTGCATATCATCAAGTTGGACTTTTACATAACTACAAAAGAAAGAACTTCCAATACTTTTCTTACTGCACCACAATGGCGATTGAAAGTGTAAATGACTGCCTTCAGAACTAAATCTAATTAGCATAAGTTTCTGGGGACAGGTTCAATGTTTTTATGTGCTCCTCTGAAAAACACTTTTCCTGGAACAATTTCAGACTTATGCTGTATCCAAGTCAAATTTTGGAAATCAAAGAATCTTGATCCATGCCAGACTTAGAAGTTCAAGTGATGGCAATTGCAGTTAAATATCCTTTTGCAAGAGCAGTGGAGTAGCAGCACCAACCAGAGCATACAAGCATTAGAGGGTTAGAGAGGAAAGAGAGAAAATCAAACCTTGAAAATGTGGAATGCAGAGAGTTGGATATTTTTGCTTGAATCCTGCtcatttagaaaaataaaagaattaatactAGTGATAAAGGAAAGGCAACGCAGCAACCCAAGTCATAGGCAGCACAAAAGTTTACCATGGATTATAATAATTACTGACAATTAAATAGGCCAAACAAGCTTATTGTAAAGTTTAGTTCCCAAAAGACCCAAAAAAGCAAAATTTAGACAAACAGATTAAACTAATACCTTCAGCAATGTCATCATGACTTTCAAATACCGAACTTCTAAAATGTAGCGCTTCATTATGTGGGAATTTGGAGCCTCCAAAAGAAATTCCGAGAGAAGCTAGAGTCAAGAATGATCTCATCCTTAAATATTGTATATTGATGAAAAAATAACAgcaagaaaaaaaggaaaaagaaaattataaggTCCAAAACTAACCTTCAAGGATTGCCTTCTTGTAACATAATTAGAAGATGTCAAGAGTTTTTCGTATGAATCAAAGAACTGGAGGATAtttgaaagaaagaaaacttCATATTAGAGAAGCTGAAAATAAATGAACAAGCATACCAAGTAATTGTATAAATATCTTCACCACTTGCATAATGCAAGCGTTCAATATCAAGGGTGTGTAGACTTGAATTTGTCTCCAAAACAACAGATATTCAGATAATTAAAAGTCCTCCAAGAAGCTTCATGACCAAGCAGATCTCCTAGGTATAAAATATTGAAACAACATACGGATCAAGAGAGTTCTGAAGGAACTTGCCACAGCCTAATTTGACCACACTATACATAAGAAACACAAGGAGCTGGCAAACGGCAAACCTCATCGTAATGGGCTGTCAAAAATTCAGAGACCAAATTCACATGTTTAGTAAGCAGATCCTGCCAAAATTTTATTAAAAGGAGAAGAGAGAACATTGTCAGCATTAAAAAATCAAATTATTGGGAAAACACAACACTAATGAAAGGAGCGGTCAGACCTTAAAGGTGGAGAATGCATCTGAAGCAGCATCAAAGTTCGGCAACTCTACAAACTTAAAGAACAACTCAAAACTTGCAGACTCCAATATGTATCTGAAAAATCACTATAAAAATCATGTatgtgaataaaaaaaaaaaagaaagggtaCATTTTGCAAATAGAACAAACAAAAATTGAGAAAGagaatatatattaaatcactACTAATGAAAGAGTAAC
It encodes the following:
- the LOC133819302 gene encoding BI1-like protein — its product is MYGYTGVHSKAEEVDLESGETLYPGLSAGENQLRWGFIRKVYGILAAQVLLTTVVSAITVLYSPINDLLRSSPGLLLFLAIFPLILLWPLYVYQQKHPLNFIFLGLFTLTLSLTVGVSCANTDGKIVLEALILTSAVVTSLTGYTFWASKKGKDFSFLGPILFTGLIILVLSSFIQAFFPLGSTSVAIYGAVGAIIFSGYIVYDTQNLIKRFTYDEYIWAAITLYLDILNLFLTILRMLRQSDA
- the LOC133819301 gene encoding protein DOS2-like — its product is MDFFKSVFADEPTSSSEPSSDPDDDPQYPHQSDADDSNDTNTAWSFGGLIKTLATKSESVIHNYRRDLEEFGSELKKETSVIREVASRAVKDLPTSLEVGASVAQESLESVGQAIDDIGTTVWKSTAEIITHGRDTLLAADADDDADADADGDPDYALDNTQHRRSLDSKPYSRLEAQVRSIQSNIGTYLEEPEDLESYEEWKLGLLFDEKREEIDNLINENDEIGVIYRTIVPEKIESEIFWLRYFYRVHKLKEIDDARVKLVKRAISGEEEDLSWDFDDDDEEEGEQKGNSSVEIADKGKDKTISSTATTTTATGTSTSGSDNGDNSKEGSKYDEKVGVELVSESKTSDQSSDSCKDSDVSIVSKPEEEEDIGWDEIEDIRSNDEFKSMDSVGGSSSRVDLHKRLSNAAEEDEDLSWDVEDDEDDEPSKS
- the LOC133819303 gene encoding uncharacterized protein LOC133819303: MSFFFKPSRPKTPQDVAKAIKDSLVALDTKTVVEVKALEKALEEVEKNFSIMKCMLLGDGEVEPNTEQVSQLAEEICKEDVISLLIHKLSLLGWEARKDLAHCWSVLLRQKVGSTYYCVQYIEEHFELLDFLVVCYDNKEIAMNCGNMLRECIKFPTLAKYILESASFELFFKFVELPNFDAASDAFSTFKDLLTKHVNLVSEFLTAHYDEFFDSYEKLLTSSNYVTRRQSLKLLSEFLLEAPNSHIMKRYILEVRYLKVMMTLLKDSSKNIQLSAFHIFKVFVANPNKPREIKVILAKNHEKLLQLLENLSAGKGAEDEQLEEEKELIMKEIERVARSTNLE